In Labrus bergylta chromosome 6, fLabBer1.1, whole genome shotgun sequence, the following proteins share a genomic window:
- the cluap1 gene encoding clusterin-associated protein 1 homolog isoform X2 has product MSFRDLRNFTEMMRALGYPRLISMENFRTPNFTLVAEILIWLVKRYEPQMDIPTDVDTESDRIFFIKAVAQFMATKAHIKLNTKRLYQADGYAVKEMLKITSVLYTAMKTKQMTLGDQIEEDNSKFKFDLGSRISDLKTARQLASEVTSKGASLYDLLGKEVELREMRTAAIARPLEINETEKALRAAIKEVLESVEKTKDMLSNVVSDETSLDAKIEKKKQELERNRKRLQTLQSVRPAFMDEYEKIEEDLQKQYDTYVEKFRNLCFLESQLDEYRRLDQERFEEAENTMRMMQHKLKEEERDLMRSSLKDEDSDMDVPEDEGSDSDMEVNRPSKPRPTRNGIMAGRGGRFIGNMQGGDSDETEDSEIDVDEDDEEDEEGEEEEESKDLEDDSLEGPVSGGARPSRGGMRPPILEESDNDF; this is encoded by the exons ATGTCCTTCAGAGACTTAAGAA ATTTCACAGAAATGATGAGGGCCTTGGGCTATCCTCGTTTGATTTCGATGGAGAACTTCAGAACGCCAAACTTCACTTTAGTTGCAGAAATCCTAATATGGCTTGTAAAAAG ATACGAGCCTCAGATGGATATCCCTACTGATGTAGACACAGAGTCAGACAGAATATTCTTCATCAAGGCGGTTGCCCAGTTTATG GCAACGAAGGCTCACATCAAGTTAAACACCAAGCGTCTCTACCAGGCTGATGGCTATGCAGTGAAAGAGATGCTGAAGATCACCTCAGTGCTGTACACTGCAATGAAGACCAAGCAGATGACACTGGGGGATCAAATcgaggaggacaacagcaagTTCAAGTTTGACCTCGGATCACGT ATTTCAGATCTTAAAACAGCTCGGCAGCTGGCATCAGAGGTCACCTCCAAAGGAGCATCTCTGTATGATTTATTGGGAAAAGAAGTGGAACTAAGA GAAATGAGAACCGCAGCTATTGCCAGACCTTTGGAGATCAATGAAACTGAAAAAGCCCTGAGAGCTGCCATCAAGGAGGTTTTG GAGAGTGTGGAGaagaccaaagacatgcttAGTAACGTTGTTTCTGATGAAACAAGTCTGGATGCAAAGatagaaaagaagaagcaggagctggagaggaaTCGTAAGAGGCTTCAGACACTGCAGAGTGTCAG GCCAGCCTTCATGGATGAATATGAAAAGATAGAAGAAGATTTGCAGAAACAATATGACACCTATGTGGAGAAGTTCAGGAACCTCTGCTTCCTGGAGTCTCAGCTGGATGAATACCGTAGACTGGACCAGGAGAGGTTTGAG GAGGCTGAAAACACAATGAGGATGATGCAGCACAAAttgaaggaggaggaaagagatcTAATGAGGAGTTCTT TGAAAGACGAGGACTCTGACATGGATGTTCCAGAGGATGAAGGTTCAGACAGCGACATGGAAGTGAATCGACCTTCCAAGCCAAGGCCAACACGAAACGGCATCATGGCAG GTCGAGGAGGAAGATTCATTGGGAACATGCAGGGAGGTGACAGCGATGAG ACTGAAGACAGTGAGATTGATGTGGATGAGGACgatgaagaagatgaggaaggcgaggaagaagaggagagcaAGGATTTGGAGGATGACAGTCTGGAGGGACCAGTGTCCGGGGGTGCTCGCCCTTCCAGGGGTGGTATGAGACCTCCTATCCTGGAGGAGAGTGACAATGACTTCTGA
- the ccdc124 gene encoding coiled-coil domain-containing protein 124: MPKKFQGENSKAATAKARKAEAKAVADAHKKKQEEDALWQETDKHVLKKEQRKDDKEKKRLELLERKKENQRLLDEESARLKGKLLKEAAAGGKLTRAQIEEALQNEQLQAEQEQQQPKEKSHLETPLEENVNRIIPEEGSVEARTIEDAIAVLSTGPDDLDHHPERRMKAAFAAFEEANMPRLKKENPNMRLSQLKQQLKKEWMKSPENPLNQRFAGYNSK; this comes from the exons ATGCCAAAGAAGTTCCAGGGTGAGAACTCAAAGGCCGCCACAGCCAAAGCCCGCAAAGCCGAGGCCAAGGCAGTGGCAGACGCccacaaaaagaaacaggaagaggacGCCCTGTGGCAAGAAACCGACAAACATGTACtcaaaaaagagcagagaaag GATGACAAGGAGAAAAAGAGGCTTGAGCTtctggaaagaaaaaaggaaaaccagCGACTTCTGGATGAGGAGAGTGCTAGGCTGAAAGGTAAACTCCTGAAGGAGGCTGCAGCTGGAGGAAAGTTAACCCGAGCCCAGATTGAGGAGGCGCTTCAGAATGAGCAGCTGCAAGCGGAGCAGGAGCAGCAACAGCCAAAAG AAAAGAGCCACTTGGAGACTCCACTGGAGGAGAACGTGAACAGAATTATTCCTGAAGAAGGAAGTGTGGAAGCCAGAACAATAGAAGATGCCATCGCAGTGCTCAG CACTGGGCCTGATGACTTGGACCACCacccagagaggaggatgaaagcAGCTTTTGCTGCCTTTGAGGAGGCCAACATGCCCcgcctaaaaaaagaaaatcccaacATGAGATTGTCACAGCTCAAACAACAGCTGAAGAAGGAGTGGATGAAGTCGCCAGAGAACCCCTTAAACCAACGTTTTGCTGGGTACAACTCAAAGTGA
- the cluap1 gene encoding clusterin-associated protein 1 homolog isoform X1, with protein MSFRDLRNFTEMMRALGYPRLISMENFRTPNFTLVAEILIWLVKRYEPQMDIPTDVDTESDRIFFIKAVAQFMATKAHIKLNTKRLYQADGYAVKEMLKITSVLYTAMKTKQMTLGDQIEEDNSKFKFDLGSRISDLKTARQLASEVTSKGASLYDLLGKEVELREMRTAAIARPLEINETEKALRAAIKEVLESVEKTKDMLSNVVSDETSLDAKIEKKKQELERNRKRLQTLQSVRPAFMDEYEKIEEDLQKQYDTYVEKFRNLCFLESQLDEYRRLDQERFEEAENTMRMMQHKLKEEERDLMRSSLKDEDSDMDVPEDEGSDSDMEVNRPSKPRPTRNGIMAGRGGRFIGNMQGGDSDESALAVSRRPIPYVKKQRKGKTEDSEIDVDEDDEEDEEGEEEEESKDLEDDSLEGPVSGGARPSRGGMRPPILEESDNDF; from the exons ATGTCCTTCAGAGACTTAAGAA ATTTCACAGAAATGATGAGGGCCTTGGGCTATCCTCGTTTGATTTCGATGGAGAACTTCAGAACGCCAAACTTCACTTTAGTTGCAGAAATCCTAATATGGCTTGTAAAAAG ATACGAGCCTCAGATGGATATCCCTACTGATGTAGACACAGAGTCAGACAGAATATTCTTCATCAAGGCGGTTGCCCAGTTTATG GCAACGAAGGCTCACATCAAGTTAAACACCAAGCGTCTCTACCAGGCTGATGGCTATGCAGTGAAAGAGATGCTGAAGATCACCTCAGTGCTGTACACTGCAATGAAGACCAAGCAGATGACACTGGGGGATCAAATcgaggaggacaacagcaagTTCAAGTTTGACCTCGGATCACGT ATTTCAGATCTTAAAACAGCTCGGCAGCTGGCATCAGAGGTCACCTCCAAAGGAGCATCTCTGTATGATTTATTGGGAAAAGAAGTGGAACTAAGA GAAATGAGAACCGCAGCTATTGCCAGACCTTTGGAGATCAATGAAACTGAAAAAGCCCTGAGAGCTGCCATCAAGGAGGTTTTG GAGAGTGTGGAGaagaccaaagacatgcttAGTAACGTTGTTTCTGATGAAACAAGTCTGGATGCAAAGatagaaaagaagaagcaggagctggagaggaaTCGTAAGAGGCTTCAGACACTGCAGAGTGTCAG GCCAGCCTTCATGGATGAATATGAAAAGATAGAAGAAGATTTGCAGAAACAATATGACACCTATGTGGAGAAGTTCAGGAACCTCTGCTTCCTGGAGTCTCAGCTGGATGAATACCGTAGACTGGACCAGGAGAGGTTTGAG GAGGCTGAAAACACAATGAGGATGATGCAGCACAAAttgaaggaggaggaaagagatcTAATGAGGAGTTCTT TGAAAGACGAGGACTCTGACATGGATGTTCCAGAGGATGAAGGTTCAGACAGCGACATGGAAGTGAATCGACCTTCCAAGCCAAGGCCAACACGAAACGGCATCATGGCAG GTCGAGGAGGAAGATTCATTGGGAACATGCAGGGAGGTGACAGCGATGAG TCCGCTTTAGCTGTTTCCAGACGGCCAATCCCTTATGTCAAAAAGCAACGGAAGGGAAAG ACTGAAGACAGTGAGATTGATGTGGATGAGGACgatgaagaagatgaggaaggcgaggaagaagaggagagcaAGGATTTGGAGGATGACAGTCTGGAGGGACCAGTGTCCGGGGGTGCTCGCCCTTCCAGGGGTGGTATGAGACCTCCTATCCTGGAGGAGAGTGACAATGACTTCTGA
- the kcnn1b gene encoding small conductance calcium-activated potassium channel protein 1b, with protein sequence MRLILVKPTNATRRLDSTGEVFHDGENEHCTSGGPSGPTKTPEGLHDQYSGASLESSSSPQETSLCRVSSSPCERSNGISPTRIPAQKSPVKTRNLTLSQLSDQDWLLLCGQVSSVGDGSTSAERAGTSVGHPNHNDRCGCSCPGAHQQHLEASSFHLPSNQGTIQDCYSRVSNKKSLSTSPQTQHFSQSTPNRTSWQVIPLPTHQRDLQDNFMLQCNDPEGRKDSLQQQPCNHLKLKDNGQAVHPNVFNIPLNSFECAEANLKPPHQHSQSAVAAELNWREIFGKEPLLVQQCQKQDSQCGTSGDKTCKSSREPSIILKCRHLPYNPLTSTPRMKRLSTPASNKSLQSFSASQFSSPNQNLVEERARQMTSQHHIGSKPSLPKHTSPPSDTFETSDLVNGDAVHPLSSHGTLRSSLSELNSGQQPLQLLHSTILEDAFSKVIREDSSKANSENLTREEGNVPQKKTKDISYRLGQRRALFGKRKQLSDYALVCGMFGIIVMVIETELSRGFYSKESIYSYILKGLISLSTAFLLGLIVMYHAREIQLFMVDNGADDWRIAMTIERVLFVVLELLVCAIHPIPGQYVFTWTTRLAFSYTASVADADVDIILSVPMFLRLYLIGRVMLLHSKLFTDASSRSIGALNKISFDTRFVMKTLMTICPGTVLLVFSVTCWIIAAWTVRVCERYHDAQEVTSTFLGAMWLISITFLSIGYGDMVPHTYCGKGVCLLTGIMGAGCTALVVAVVARKSELTRAEKHVHNFMMDTQLYKKIKNTAANVLRETWLIYKNTKLVKKIDHARVRHHQRKFLQAIHQLRTVKMEQRKLTDQANTVGDIAKTQNMMYDLVVDLQHRSEELDRRIVVLEDKLDSILLSVQSLPAVLSQAITKLQKDFLDDLACRVHFLSSSLSSECCPVPARQLCPGPTTPETPYSS encoded by the exons ATGAGGTTGATCCTTGTTAAACCCACCAATGCCACTCGACGTCTTGACTCAACAGGTGAAGTCTTCCATGACGGAGAGAATGAGCATTGTACCTCAGGAGGTCCATCAGGTCCAACAAAAACTCCTGAGGGACTGCATGATCAGTACTCAGGTGCCTCTTTGGAATCGTCTTCTTCTCCACAGGAGACGAGTCTGTGCCGTGTTTCGTCTTCACCCTGCGAAAGATCCAATGGAATCAGTCCAACAAGGATTCCAGCTCAGAAGTCTCCGGTGAAAACCCGAAACTTAACCTTATCACAGCTGAGTGATCAGGActggctgctgctgtgtggCCAGGTTAGCAGTGTTGGAGATGGCTCAAcatcagcagagagagcagggaCCAGTGTAGGACATCCAAACCACAATGACAGATGTGGTTGTTCTTGTCCTGGTGCACACCAACAACACTTAGAGGCTTCCAGTTTTCATCTGCCATCAAATCAGGGAACAATCCAAGACTGCTACTCCAGAGTTTCAAACAAGAAAAGCCTTTCAACTTCACCACAAACCCAACATTTCTCTCAAAGCACCCCAAACCGGACTTCTTGGCAGGTTATTCCACTGCCAACACACCAAAGGGATCTTCAGGATAATTTCATGCTTCAATGCAATGACCCAGAAGGTCGAAAAGATTCTTTGCAGCAACAGCCTTGCAATCATTTAAAACTTAAAGACAACGGCCAAGCAGTGCATCCAAATGTATTCAACATCCCTTTGAACTCCTTTGAGTGTGCTGAGGCAAATCTGAAACCACCTCACCAGCATTCTCAGTCTGCTGTTGCTGCAGAGCTCAACTGGAGGGAGATTTTTGGTAAAGAGCCATTGTTAGTTCAGCAATGTCAGAAGCAAGATTCTCAATGCGGGACAAGTGGCGATAAAACCTGCAAGTCATCACGAGAGCCCTCGATCATCCTCAAGTGCCGACACCTCCCTTACAATCCTTTGACTAGCACCCCGCGGATGAAGAGGTTGTCTACTCCGGCAAGTAACAAGAGTCTTCAGTCCTTCTCGGCAAGTCAGTTTAGTTCACCGAACCAGAATTTAGTGGAGGAGAGAGCTAGACAG ATGACCTCTCAGCACCACattggatcgaaaccatccctCCCTAAACATACATCTCCACCTTCTGACACCTTTGAAACAAGTGACCTAGTCAACGGGGATGCAGTGCATCCGCTGAGCAGCCATGGCACTTTGAGATCCAGTCTTTCAGAACTCAACTCTGGCCAGCAGCCTCTTCAGCTTCTTCACAGCACCATCCTGGAGGACGCCTTTTCCAAAGTCATCAGAGAAGATTCCAGTAAGGCCAACAGTGAGAACCTGACCAGGGAAGAAGGCAACGTACCACAGAAGAAGACCAAGGACATTAGCTACCGGCTGGGTCAGAGAAGGGCTCTCTTTGGGAAGCGCAAACAGTTAAGCGACTACGCCTTGGTCTGTGGGATGTTTGGCATCATTGTCATGGTGATTGAGACAGAGCTTTCAAGAGGATTTTACAGCAAG GAATCCATATATTCCTACATACTGAAAGGCCTGATCAGCCTCTCTACTGCTTTTCTTCTTGGACTCATCGTGATGTACCATGCAAGGGAAATCCAG CTCTTCATGGTAGACAATGGAGCTGACGATTGGAGAATAGCTATGACCATTGAGCGggttctgtttgttgtgttggaGCTCCTTGTCTGTGCTATCCATCCAATCCCAGGCCAATATGTGTTCACCTGGACCACCAGGCTGGCCTTCAGCTACACAGCATCGGTAGCGGACGCTGATGTTGACATCATCCTCTCTGTTCCCATGTTCCTGCGCCTCTACTTGATTGGCCGGGTCATGTTACTTCACAGCAAGCTGTTCACGGACGCTTCCTCCCGCAGCATTGGGGCGCTTAACAAGATCAGCTTTGACACTCGTTTTGTCATGAAGACTCTGATGACCATCTGCCCTGGAACAGTCCTGCTGGTCTTCAGTGTGACCTGTTGGATCATTGCAGCGTGGACCGTGCGTGTCTGTGAGAG GTATCACGatgcacaggaagtgaccagtaCTTTTCTTGGAGCCATGTGGTTGATATCCATTACCTTCCTATCTATTGGCTATGGCGACATGGTCCCTCACACATACTGTGGGAAAGGCGTTTGCTTACTGACAGGAATCATG GGAGCAGGCTGTACAGCCTTAGTGGTCGCTGTTGTTGCAAGAAAGTCAGAACTCACCAGAGCCGAGAAGCACGTCCATAACTTCATGATGGATACTCAGCTCTACAAAAAG ataaaaaacacagcagccaaTGTGCTAAGGGAGACGTGGCTCatctacaaaaacacaaagctggTCAAAAAGATCGACCATGCCAGAGTGCGCCACCATCAACGCAAATTTCTGCAAGCCATTCACCA ACTGCGAACAGTCAAAATGGAGCAACGGAAGCTGACTGATCAGGCCAATACAGTTGGTGACATTGCTAAG actcAGAACATGATGTATGATCTTGTGGTAGATCTGCAGCACAGAAGCGAGGAGCTTGACAGGAGGATTGTAGTTCTTGAAGACAAACTAGACTCCATCCTTCTCAGTGTGCAGTCGCTGCCCGCCGTGCTCTCTCAAGCAATAACAAAGCTACAAAAGGATTTCCTGGACGACCTGGCCTGTCGTGTCCACTTCCTATCTTCCTCCCTGAGCTCTGAGTGCTGCCCGGTCCCTGCCAGGCAGCTCTGTCCTGGACCCACCACACCAGAGACACCATACAGCTCCTAA